A single genomic interval of Cucumis sativus cultivar 9930 chromosome 7, Cucumber_9930_V3, whole genome shotgun sequence harbors:
- the LOC101216857 gene encoding uncharacterized protein LOC101216857 isoform X1: protein MSIAPLTSNSSPNSLILIHRSIRRRNGIIFMAIPTSRSINSRSFSLPDLVFKIPRTSSKRSRNPLKFVSPVMEWQNCTAKMEVDIPASVAYKCYSDREAIPKWMPFISSVKVLEDNPTLSRWSLKYNAFGQDIEFSWLARNLQPTPNQKIHWRSLEGLPNRGVVRFYPKGPSSCLVELTVSYEVPPLLSPVASALQPLLERLLQRGLKSFATFAKKYQTA, encoded by the exons ATGTCAATTGCACCACTCACTTCCAATTCCTCTCCAAACTCTCTTATTCTCATTCATCGATCAatcagaagaagaaatggcATCATATTCATGGCGATTCCCACTTCCAGAAGCATCAATTCCAGGTCTTTTTCTCTACCCGACCTCGTCTTCAAGATCCCACGTACTTCTTCCAAGCGCAGCAGAAACCCACTCAAATTCGTCTCCCCTGTAATGGAATGGCAGAATTGCAC GGCTAAGATGGAAGTTGATATACCTGCTTCGGTTGCCTATAAATGCTACTCAGATCGTGAAGCTATACCCAAATGGATGCCATTCATTTCATCTGTGAAG GTATTGGAAGATAATCCTACGTTATCACGGTGGTCACTAAAATATAATGCTTTTGGTCAAGATATCGAGTTCTCTTGGCTTGCTCGAAACTTGCAG CCGACCCCAAATCAAAAAATCCATTGGCGGTCTCTTGAAGGTCTCCCAAACAG AGGTGTTGTACGATTTTATCCAAAGGGCCCTTCTTCTTGCCTTGTAGAA TTGACCGTCTCCTATGAAGTCCCTCCACTTTTGTCTCCAGTGGCTTCT GCACTGCAACCTTTGCTTGAGAGATTACTTCAACGAGGTCTCAAAAGCTTTGCTACGTTTGCTAAGAAATACCAAACGGCGTGA
- the LOC101217180 gene encoding short-chain dehydrogenase reductase 3b — protein sequence MSTPRRLQGKVALITGAASGIGAETARLFAANGAFVVIADIDDEPGHKVVDSIGIDQASFHHCDVRDESQVEKIVSYTIKKHGRLDILFSNAGIIGSLSSIRELDMFDFDNVMTTNVRGVVATIKHGGRAMVERNIRGSIICTTSVAATVGGIALMAYTCSKHAVLGVVRSSCAELGVYGIRVNCVSPNGVATPLACQSLKIEESKLEEIVSSKASLKGVVLKASHIAEAALFLASDESVYISGQNLVVDGGFTAVRS from the exons ATGTCTACACCAAG GCGGCTGCAAGGGAAGGTGGCTCTCATAACAGGAGCTGCCAGCGGCATCGGCGCAGAGACGGCCAGGCTTTTTGCAGCTAACGGTGCTTTTGTTGTTATAGCAGATATTGACGACGAACCAGGTCATAAGGTGGTAGACTCCATCGGCATTGACCAAGCCAGCTTTCACCACTGTGATGTGAGAGACGAGTCACAAGTCGAAAAAATAGTAAGCTACACCATCAAAAAACACGGTCGCCTCGACATTCTTTTCAGCAATGCTGGCATCATTGGTTCTCTCAGTTCAATTCGAGAACTTGACATGTTCGACTTTGACAATGTAATGACAACCAATGTCCGTGGG GTGGTTGCAACGATCAAGCACGGGGGACGAGCAATGGTAGAGCGGAACATACGTGGGTCGATAATCTGCACGACGAGTGTGGCAGCGACGGTTGGTGGGATAGCACTGATGGCATACACATGCTCAAAGCATGCAGTGCTGGGGGTGGTGAGGTCGAGCTGCGCTGAGCTAGGGGTATACGGTATTAGGGTAAACTGCGTGTCGCCGAATGGGGTGGCGACGCCACTGGCTTGCCAGAGtttgaaaatagaagagaGTAAGCTTGAAGAGATTGTTAGTTCAAAGGCAAGCTTGAAGGGTGTGGTGTTGAAGGCTAGCCATATCGCTGAGGCTGCTTTGTTTCTTGCATCTGATGAGTCAGTTTATATTAGTGGTCAAAACTTGGTCGTTGATGGAGGCTTCACAGCCGTTAGATCATGA
- the LOC101217094 gene encoding polygalacturonase At1g48100, whose product MSSFVLLSFAIWLSFVSCLLSSSQARWHHHTKQKHSHRHRHSYISHPPSLSPSPSDSPDDGYYINDTNIFDVRAFGAIGDGIVDDTEAFKMAWDTACQSEDDSVVMLVPYGFSFMIQSTIFTGPCHGYLMLRVDGTLMTPDGPDAWPKNASRRQWLVFYRIDGMSLEGGGVIDGRGQKWWDLPCKPHKGPNGTTLPGPCDSPIAIRFFMSSNLTVHGLKITNSPQFHFRFDGCKTVHIDSIHIKSPGLSPNTDGIHIENTNGVQIYNSVINNGDDCVSIGSGSYDLDIRNITCGPSHGISIGSLGVRNSRACVTNITVRDSVIKDSDNGVRIKTWQGGYGAVRGITFSNIHMDNVRNPIIIDQFYCLTKDCTNQTSAVSVSDIQYTNIKGTYDIRSPPMHFACSDSVPCTNLTLSEIELLPAQGDIVLDPFCWNAYGDLQTLTIPPVSCLQEGLPSSVNFNNDNEYC is encoded by the exons atgTCTAGTTTTGTGTTGTTGTCTTTTGCAATTTGGTTATCTTTCGTTTCttgtcttctttcttcttctcaagctAGATGGCATCATCACACTAAGCAAAAACACTCTCATCGCCATAGACATAGCTACATTTCCCACCCgccttctctttctccttctccttcggATTCGCCAGACGAtggatattatattaatgataCGAATATTTTCGACGTGAGAGCTTTTGGTGCTATTGGGGATGGCATTGTAGATGATACGGAGGCATTCAAGATGGCTTGGGACACGGCATGTCAGAGTGAGGATGACTCTGTAGTCATGCTCGTTCCCTATGGCTTCTCGTTTATGATTCAATCAACAATCTTCACTGGCCCTTGCCATGGTTACCTTATGTTACGAGTTGATGGCACGTTGATGACACCTGATGGCCCCGATGCTTGGCCGAAGAATGCTAGTCGTCGCCAATGGTTGGTCTTTTATAGGATTGATGGAATGTCCTTAGAAGGAGGAGGTGTGATTGATGGGAGAGGTCAAAAGTGGTGGGATCTTCCTTGCAAACCACACAAG GGACCAAATGGAACTACATTACCAGGACCGTGTGACAGCCCAATT GCAATAAGGTTCTTCATGAGCTCCAATTTGACTGTCCACGGACTTAAAATCACAAATAGCCCTCAATTCCACTTCAGATTCGACGGTTGCAAGACTGTTCATATCGACTCGATTCACATAAAATCTCCCGGTCTTAGTCCCAATACAGACGGAATCCATATCGAGAACACAAATGGTGTCCAGATATATAATTCAGTCATTAACAATG GGGATGATTGTGTATCAATTGGATCTGGTTCATATGACTTAGATATCAGAAACATCACTTGTGGACCAAGTCATGGAATCAG TATTGGAAGTCTCGGCGTTCGCAACTCTAGAGCTTGCGTTACGAACATCACAGTTAGGGACTCAGTAATCAAAGACTCAGACAATGGAGTTAGGATCAAGACATGGCAAGGTGGATATGGAGCAGTAAGAGGAATAACATTTAGCAACATTCACATGGACAATGTTAGAAATCCCATCATTATAGATCAATTCTATTGCTTAACAAAGGATTGCACCAATCAAACCTCAGCAGTTTCAGTATCAGATATTCAATACACAAACATCAAAGGAACATACGACATTCGGAGCCCTCCTATGCACTTCGCTTGCAGCGACTCGGTCCCTTGTACCAATCTAACATTGTCGGAGATCGAGCTACTTCCCGCTCAAGGAGATATAGTGTTGGACCCTTTTTGTTGGAATGCTTATGGAGATCTTCAAACCCTTACCATTCCCCCTGTCTCATGCTTGCAAGAGGGACTTCCTTCTTCTGTCAACTTTAACAATGACAATGAGTACTGTTGA
- the LOC101216382 gene encoding short-chain dehydrogenase reductase 3b isoform X2 → MSKPRLHGKVALITGAASGIGEETARVFAANGAFVVVADIDDELGQKVVVSIGINHASFHHCDVRDEKQVEKTVNYTVEKHGRLDILFSNAGIIGPRTSSILTLDMSEFDNIMATNVRGIVATIKHAGQVMIERKIRGSIICMASVASVVAGAPLAYTSSKHAVLGVVRSSCLELGVYGIRVNCVSPYGVATPLTCRGLNMQPSEAEEIYSSKASLKGVVLKARHVAEAVVFLASDESSYISGQNLVVDGGFTAFKSI, encoded by the exons ATGTCTAAACCAAG GTTGCATGGAAAGGTAGCTCTTATTACCGGAGCTGCAAGCGGCATTGGTGAGGAGACGGCAAGGGTATTTGCAGCCAATGGTGCTTTTGTTGTCGTAGCCGACATCGATGACGAATTGGGCCAAAAAGTGGTAGTCTCCATCGGTATCAACCACGCTAGCTTTCACCACTGCGATGTGAGAGATGAGAAGCAAGTCGAAAAAACAGTGAACTACACTGTTGAAAAACACGGTAGACTTGACATTCTATTTAGCAATGCCGGGATCATAGGCCCTCGTACTTCTTCAATTCTAACGCTTGATATGTCCGAATTTGACAACATAATGGCGACCAATGTCCGTGGG atcGTTGCAACAATCAAGCACGCTGGACAAGTAATGATAGAGAGAAAGATACGAGGGTCAATCATTTGCATGGCAAGCGTGGCGTCGGTGGTTGCCGGGGCACCACTAGCGTACACAAGCTCAAAGCATGCAGTGTTGGGGGTGGTGAGATCGAGCTGCTTAGAGCTCGGGGTGTATGGGATTAGGGTGAACTGCGTGTCGCCGTATGGTGTGGCAACACCCCTGACTTGCCGAGGTTTGAATATGCAACCGAGTGAGGCTGAAGAGATATATAGTTCAAAGGCAAGTTTGAAGGGTGTGGTGTTGAAGGCAAGGCACGTAGCTGAGGCTGTTGTGTTTCTTGCATCTGATGAATCAAGTTATATAAGTGGACAAAACTTGGTTGTTGATGGAGGCTTCACGGCCTTCAAATCAATATAA
- the LOC101216382 gene encoding short-chain dehydrogenase reductase 3b isoform X1 → MSCLKTRISTMSKPRLHGKVALITGAASGIGEETARVFAANGAFVVVADIDDELGQKVVVSIGINHASFHHCDVRDEKQVEKTVNYTVEKHGRLDILFSNAGIIGPRTSSILTLDMSEFDNIMATNVRGIVATIKHAGQVMIERKIRGSIICMASVASVVAGAPLAYTSSKHAVLGVVRSSCLELGVYGIRVNCVSPYGVATPLTCRGLNMQPSEAEEIYSSKASLKGVVLKARHVAEAVVFLASDESSYISGQNLVVDGGFTAFKSI, encoded by the exons ATGAGTTg TTTGAAGACGAGGATCTCAACAATGTCTAAACCAAG GTTGCATGGAAAGGTAGCTCTTATTACCGGAGCTGCAAGCGGCATTGGTGAGGAGACGGCAAGGGTATTTGCAGCCAATGGTGCTTTTGTTGTCGTAGCCGACATCGATGACGAATTGGGCCAAAAAGTGGTAGTCTCCATCGGTATCAACCACGCTAGCTTTCACCACTGCGATGTGAGAGATGAGAAGCAAGTCGAAAAAACAGTGAACTACACTGTTGAAAAACACGGTAGACTTGACATTCTATTTAGCAATGCCGGGATCATAGGCCCTCGTACTTCTTCAATTCTAACGCTTGATATGTCCGAATTTGACAACATAATGGCGACCAATGTCCGTGGG atcGTTGCAACAATCAAGCACGCTGGACAAGTAATGATAGAGAGAAAGATACGAGGGTCAATCATTTGCATGGCAAGCGTGGCGTCGGTGGTTGCCGGGGCACCACTAGCGTACACAAGCTCAAAGCATGCAGTGTTGGGGGTGGTGAGATCGAGCTGCTTAGAGCTCGGGGTGTATGGGATTAGGGTGAACTGCGTGTCGCCGTATGGTGTGGCAACACCCCTGACTTGCCGAGGTTTGAATATGCAACCGAGTGAGGCTGAAGAGATATATAGTTCAAAGGCAAGTTTGAAGGGTGTGGTGTTGAAGGCAAGGCACGTAGCTGAGGCTGTTGTGTTTCTTGCATCTGATGAATCAAGTTATATAAGTGGACAAAACTTGGTTGTTGATGGAGGCTTCACGGCCTTCAAATCAATATAA
- the LOC101216857 gene encoding uncharacterized protein LOC101216857 isoform X2 encodes MEVDIPASVAYKCYSDREAIPKWMPFISSVKVLEDNPTLSRWSLKYNAFGQDIEFSWLARNLQPTPNQKIHWRSLEGLPNRGVVRFYPKGPSSCLVELTVSYEVPPLLSPVASALQPLLERLLQRGLKSFATFAKKYQTA; translated from the exons ATGGAAGTTGATATACCTGCTTCGGTTGCCTATAAATGCTACTCAGATCGTGAAGCTATACCCAAATGGATGCCATTCATTTCATCTGTGAAG GTATTGGAAGATAATCCTACGTTATCACGGTGGTCACTAAAATATAATGCTTTTGGTCAAGATATCGAGTTCTCTTGGCTTGCTCGAAACTTGCAG CCGACCCCAAATCAAAAAATCCATTGGCGGTCTCTTGAAGGTCTCCCAAACAG AGGTGTTGTACGATTTTATCCAAAGGGCCCTTCTTCTTGCCTTGTAGAA TTGACCGTCTCCTATGAAGTCCCTCCACTTTTGTCTCCAGTGGCTTCT GCACTGCAACCTTTGCTTGAGAGATTACTTCAACGAGGTCTCAAAAGCTTTGCTACGTTTGCTAAGAAATACCAAACGGCGTGA
- the LOC101217332 gene encoding nitrogen regulatory protein P-II homolog — translation MAVAATTTNLTALLLPRPQFHHFTSFSFITPYFTTVGLSHFNLANNHPSNRQILPLVKATQGSLDYVPDSKFYKVEAILRPWRIQNVSSALLKMGIRGVTVSDVKGFGSQGGSKERHGGSEFSEDNFVTKVKMEIVVVKDQVEAVIDKIIEEARTGEIGDGKIFVIPISDVIRIRTGERGERAERMTGGRSDMSDNNRATQ, via the exons ATGGCGGTGGCGGCAACTACAACGAACCTCActgctcttcttcttcctcgtcCACAGTTTCATCACTTcacttctttctctttcatcaCTCCTTACTTCACCACCGTCGGACTTTCTCACTTCAACCTCGCCAACAACCACCCTTCCAATCGCCAAATTCTCCCTCTCGTCAAAGCCACCCAAGGCTCTCTCG aTTATGTGCCTGATTCCAAATTCTACAAAGTGGAGGCCATCCTTAG GCCATGGAGAATCCAAAATGTTTCTTCG GCATTGCTGAAGATGGGTATTCGAGGTGTAACAGTATCCGATGTGAAGGGCTTTGGTTCTCAAGGTGGCTCTAAAGAGAGACATGGTG GATCTGAATTTTCTGAGGACAACTTTGTCACTAAAGTTAAGATGGAAATTGTGGTCGTTAAAGACCAG GTTGAAGCTGTCATAGACAAGATAATTGAGGAGGCCAGAACTGGTGAAATTGGTGACGGCAAAATTTTTG TGATACCAATCTCAGATGTGATTCGAATTCGTACAG GCGAACGTGGAGAAAGAGCAGAGAGAATGACCGGAGGACGATCCGACATGTCTGACAACAATCGAGCAACAcagtaa
- the LOC101216626 gene encoding probable protein phosphatase 2C 49, protein MVAEAEVVVCSKSLPVLEVPYFGKETCLVDEIESIDGGISIDPTLDRVRASESVCSSSQSDKPMKKITDSEVDTANGREFPSLRSGSFADIGPRRYMEDEHIRIDDLSSHLGSLFKFPKPSAFYGVFDGHGGPEAAAYIRKNVLRLFFEDVSFPQIPDIDEVLPGEIETCLRKAFLLADRALADDSSVSSSSGTTALTALVLGRLLMVANAGDCRAVLSRNGEAVDMSQDHRPVYSLEKQRVEELGGYVDGGYLNGVLSVSRALGDWDMKLPDGTPSPLIAEPECRQMVLTEEDEFLIIACDGIWDVMSSQQAVNVVRQGLQRHDDPERCARDLVLQALRLDSFDNLTVVVVCFSSFHPGNSPLPQQQKLRYCSLSAQALCSLQKWLDNSGCQ, encoded by the exons ATGGTGGCTGAAGCCGAGGTTGTTGTTTGTTCGAAGAGCCTCCCGGTTTTGGAGGTCCCGTATTTTGGTAAAGAGACTTGTCTTGTTGATGAAATTGAGTCCATCGATGGTGGGATTTCGATTGATCCGACTCTTGATCGCGTTCGTGCTTCCGAGTCGGTTTGTTCCAGTTCTCAATCG GATAAACCCATGAAGAAAATTACAGACTCCGAGGTCGATACGGCCAACGGAAGGGAATTTCCGAGCCTCCGGTCGGGAAGTTTTGCTGATATTGGACCTAGGAGATACATGGAAGATGAACATATAAGGATAGATGATTTATCTTCACATTTAGGATCGCTCTTTAAGTTTCCCAAGCCAAGTGCTTTCTATGGG GTGTTTGATGGACATGGAGGTCCTGAAGCCGCAGCTTATATCAGAAAGAATGTTCTTAGACTCTTTTTCGAGGATGTTAGTTTCCCTCAAATTCCAGATATCGATGAAGTCTTGCCGGGGGAGATTGAAACTTGCCTTCGAAAGGCATTTCTTCTTGCTGATCGAGCTCTTGCTGATGATTCCAGTGTCAGCAGCTCATCTGGGACGACGGCCCTGACAGCTCTTGTTCTTGGAAG GCTTTTAATGGTGGCAAATGCTGGAGACTGCCGAGCAGTTCTCAGCCGGAATGGAGAGGCAGTAGATATGTCTCAGGACCATCGGCCGGTATACTCTCTAGAGAAGCAACGAGTTGAAGAGTTGGGTGGCTATGTTGATGGTGGCTATCTCAATGGTGTTTTATCGGTTTCTAGGGCTTTAGGGGATTGGGACATGAAGCTCCCAGATGGTACTCCTTCACCTCTCATTGCAGAACCAGAATGCAGGCAGATGGTTCTTACAGAAGAGGATGAGTTCTTGATCATAGCCTGCGACGGGATATGGGACGTGATGTCAAGCCAGCAAGCAGTCAATGTAGTTCGACAGGGACTCCAACGCCACGACGACCCTGAGCGGTGTGCAAGAGACCTTGTCCTGCAGGCTTTGCGATTAGACTCATTCGATAACCTAactgttgttgttgtttgctTCTCAAGTTTCCATCCCGGCAATTCTCCACTACCGCAGCAGCAAAAGTTACGATACTGCAGTCTCTCAGCACAGGCTCTTTGTAGCTTGCAAAAATGGTTGGATAACAGTGGATGCCAATGA